From Methylopila sp. M107, a single genomic window includes:
- the otsA gene encoding alpha,alpha-trehalose-phosphate synthase (UDP-forming), producing MGRLIVVSNRVPAPKPGGASAGGLAVALSGAMEARGGVWFGWSGDTAPPDAPEPEEARLVKKGKVTYALVDLTERDLDDYYAGFSNRMLWPLFHYRMDLTEFTRVTLGGYYRVNKLFARLLQKMVTPDDVVWVHDYHLVPLAADLRAAGLRNRMGFYLHIPFPPPDILTVLPNHADIVRGLAAYDVIGFQTPYDVENFEMYLRREKLGRRLSGDRFVVHGRAVTVLALPVGIETETFAKTALASEKHALVQRMDESLLGRKLIIGVDRLDYSKGIAERIQAYESFLTLDTEWRNRCTYLQITPKSRSEVAEYAAMEREVAELAGRVNGAHADLDWTPIRYVNRAIGRNALAGLYRLASVGLVTPLRDGMNLVAKEFVASQKPHDPGVLLLSRFAGAAYELDGALITNPYDIDGTAGAIARALEMPLDERADRWTRMYERIRDHDVVWWCKSFLDALETPATDGAEVRPITKAAG from the coding sequence ATGGGCCGTCTGATCGTCGTCTCCAACCGCGTTCCCGCGCCGAAACCCGGCGGCGCTTCGGCGGGCGGCCTCGCGGTCGCCCTGTCGGGGGCCATGGAGGCTCGCGGCGGCGTCTGGTTCGGCTGGAGCGGCGACACCGCCCCGCCCGACGCGCCCGAGCCGGAGGAGGCGCGCCTCGTCAAGAAGGGCAAGGTCACCTATGCGCTGGTGGATCTCACCGAGCGCGACCTCGACGACTACTATGCAGGCTTCTCCAACCGGATGCTGTGGCCGCTGTTCCACTACCGGATGGACCTGACCGAATTCACCCGCGTGACGCTCGGCGGATATTACCGCGTCAACAAGCTGTTCGCGCGACTTCTTCAGAAAATGGTCACGCCCGACGACGTGGTCTGGGTGCACGATTATCATCTCGTGCCGCTCGCCGCGGACCTGCGCGCCGCGGGGTTGAGGAACCGGATGGGGTTCTATCTCCACATCCCCTTCCCGCCCCCCGACATTCTGACCGTGCTGCCGAACCACGCCGACATCGTGCGCGGTCTCGCGGCCTATGACGTCATCGGCTTCCAGACGCCGTACGACGTCGAGAATTTCGAGATGTATCTGCGCCGCGAGAAGCTCGGCCGGCGCCTGTCGGGCGACCGCTTCGTGGTGCACGGCCGCGCCGTGACGGTGCTGGCCCTGCCGGTCGGAATCGAGACCGAGACCTTCGCGAAGACGGCGCTCGCCTCCGAGAAGCATGCGCTGGTCCAGCGCATGGACGAGAGCCTGCTCGGCCGCAAGCTGATCATCGGCGTCGACCGGCTCGATTATTCGAAGGGCATCGCCGAGCGCATCCAGGCCTATGAGTCGTTCTTGACGCTCGACACGGAATGGCGCAACCGCTGCACCTATCTGCAGATCACGCCGAAGTCGCGCTCCGAGGTCGCCGAATACGCCGCGATGGAGCGCGAGGTCGCCGAACTCGCGGGACGGGTCAACGGCGCGCACGCCGATCTCGACTGGACGCCGATCCGCTACGTGAATAGGGCGATCGGCCGCAACGCGCTGGCCGGTCTCTACAGGCTCGCAAGCGTCGGGCTGGTCACGCCGTTGCGCGACGGGATGAACCTCGTCGCCAAGGAGTTCGTGGCCTCGCAGAAGCCGCACGATCCCGGCGTGCTGCTGCTGTCGCGCTTCGCGGGCGCGGCCTACGAGCTCGACGGCGCGCTGATCACCAATCCCTACGACATCGACGGCACCGCCGGCGCAATCGCCCGCGCGCTCGAAATGCCGCTCGACGAACGGGCGGACCGCTGGACGCGCATGTATGAACGCATCCGCGACCACGACGTCGTCTGGTGGTGCAAGAGCTTCCTCGACGCCCTGGAAACGCCCGCGACCGACGGCGCCGAGGTGCGGCCGATCACGAAGGCGGCGGGCTGA
- a CDS encoding TRAP transporter large permease subunit, with translation MISFEVMAPLMFVGLIVFLLIGYPVAFSLGAVGLLFGFIGVEMGFFSPSFMQALPLRLFGIMSNDLLLAIPFFTLMGSILERSGLAEDMLEGFGQLFGPVRGGLAYAVIFVGAILGAITGTVAASVIAMGMISLPIMMRYNYDRRIATGVIAASGTITQLIPPALVLIVLADQLGRSVGDMYAGAIGPSIVQVALFCIFILFVSIFAPAKVPALPIEARTVRGWALVWLLIKGLVPSMGLILVVLGTIFFGLATPTESGAMGVVGALALAAANRRLTFGMLWHAMVTTTRISTMVVFILVGSSVFSLVFQGFDGGEWIKELFGHLPGGQLAFLIVVNIFVFFLAFFLDFFEIAFIVIPLLAPVAKELNIDLIWFGVLLGANMQTSFMHPPFGFALFYLRSVAPKEIKSSDIYYGAIPWVGLQIVLVAIIIAFPGLVTNFVPKPAVVDTTNIKIEIPDMDFGAPPGGGGQKNDDPFAAPPPDFAPPAPK, from the coding sequence ATGATCTCGTTCGAGGTTATGGCCCCGCTGATGTTTGTGGGGCTGATCGTCTTCCTGCTGATCGGCTATCCGGTCGCGTTTTCGCTCGGCGCCGTCGGACTGCTGTTCGGCTTTATCGGCGTCGAGATGGGGTTCTTCTCGCCGAGCTTCATGCAGGCGCTGCCCTTGCGGCTGTTCGGCATCATGTCGAACGACCTGCTGCTCGCGATCCCGTTCTTCACGCTGATGGGCTCGATCCTCGAGCGATCGGGCCTTGCCGAGGACATGCTGGAAGGTTTCGGCCAGCTGTTCGGGCCGGTCCGGGGCGGCCTCGCTTATGCGGTGATCTTCGTCGGCGCCATCCTCGGCGCGATCACCGGCACGGTCGCGGCCTCGGTCATCGCCATGGGCATGATCTCGCTGCCGATCATGATGCGCTACAATTACGACCGGCGGATCGCGACCGGCGTGATCGCGGCCTCGGGCACGATCACGCAGCTGATCCCGCCCGCGCTGGTGCTGATCGTGCTCGCCGACCAGCTCGGCCGCTCGGTCGGCGACATGTACGCCGGCGCGATCGGGCCGAGCATAGTGCAGGTCGCGCTGTTCTGCATCTTCATCCTGTTCGTCTCGATCTTCGCGCCCGCCAAGGTCCCGGCGCTGCCGATCGAGGCGCGGACGGTCCGCGGCTGGGCGCTGGTCTGGCTGCTGATCAAGGGCCTCGTGCCCTCGATGGGCCTGATCCTCGTGGTGCTCGGCACCATCTTCTTCGGCCTCGCGACGCCGACCGAGAGCGGCGCCATGGGCGTCGTCGGCGCGCTCGCGCTCGCGGCCGCGAACCGTCGCCTGACCTTCGGCATGCTGTGGCACGCGATGGTCACGACCACGCGCATCTCCACCATGGTCGTCTTCATTCTCGTCGGCTCCAGCGTGTTCTCGCTGGTCTTCCAGGGGTTCGACGGCGGCGAGTGGATCAAGGAGCTGTTCGGCCACCTGCCCGGAGGCCAGCTCGCCTTCCTGATCGTGGTCAACATCTTCGTGTTCTTCCTGGCGTTCTTCCTCGATTTCTTCGAGATCGCCTTCATCGTGATCCCGCTGCTGGCGCCGGTCGCGAAGGAACTGAACATCGATCTGATCTGGTTCGGCGTCCTGCTCGGCGCGAACATGCAGACCTCGTTCATGCATCCGCCATTCGGCTTCGCGCTGTTCTATCTGCGCTCGGTCGCGCCGAAGGAGATCAAGAGCTCCGACATCTATTACGGCGCGATCCCCTGGGTCGGGCTGCAGATCGTGCTGGTGGCGATCATCATCGCCTTCCCGGGGCTGGTCACGAATTTCGTGCCGAAGCCCGCGGTCGTCGACACCACCAACATCAAGATCGAGATCCCGGACATGGACTTCGGCGCGCCGCCCGGCGGCGGGGGCCAGAAGAACGACGATCCGTTCGCCGCGCCGCCGCCCGACTTCGCGCCGCCCGCGCCGAAATGA
- a CDS encoding Do family serine endopeptidase: MRPTARPIARAAAFLLSACVAFAPAQGFARAAPESFADLAESLIDSVVNISTSQNAPSASEKAVPAPQAPEGSPFDDFFDEFFNKRGQSGSPQSRKQTSLGSGFVVDAAGIVVTNNHVIDGADEITVNFNDGSRLTAELVGKDSKTDLAVLRVKPPRPLKAVKFGDAEKLRVGDWVLAIGNPFGLGGSVSAGIVSARNRNINSGPYDNFIQTDAAINRGNSGGPLFDMSGDVVGINTAIISPSGGSIGIGFSVPSTIAKAVVDQLLNYGETRRGWIGVRIQEVSDDIATSLGVTGADKGALIAGVNDGGPAQKAGLQAGDVLLSFDGKPVRSVRDLPRIVADTPSDREVDVRIWRKNKEETLKLKVGRLDEGAPQKAALKAPAEAEPKTASAMGLSFTAISDELRLKFGLKPETKGLVITQVDEGSKAKENKIEPGDVLVEIAGQAVTAPADVLKRIEELKKDGKKVALLLLTGKTGDVRFVGAPIE, from the coding sequence ATGCGCCCTACCGCCCGCCCGATCGCCCGCGCCGCCGCCTTCTTGCTGTCCGCGTGCGTCGCGTTCGCTCCGGCACAGGGCTTCGCGCGCGCCGCGCCCGAAAGCTTCGCGGACCTCGCGGAAAGCCTGATCGATTCCGTCGTGAACATCTCGACCTCCCAGAACGCTCCGTCCGCGTCCGAGAAAGCCGTGCCGGCCCCGCAGGCGCCGGAGGGCTCGCCCTTCGACGATTTCTTCGACGAGTTCTTCAACAAGCGCGGGCAGAGCGGGTCGCCGCAGTCCCGCAAGCAGACCTCGCTCGGCTCCGGCTTCGTGGTCGACGCCGCAGGCATCGTCGTCACCAACAACCACGTCATCGACGGCGCGGACGAGATCACGGTCAACTTCAACGACGGCTCGAGGCTCACCGCCGAACTCGTCGGCAAGGATTCGAAGACCGATCTCGCGGTGCTGCGGGTGAAGCCGCCCAGGCCGCTGAAGGCGGTCAAGTTCGGCGACGCCGAGAAGCTTCGGGTCGGCGACTGGGTGCTCGCGATCGGCAATCCGTTCGGTCTCGGCGGCTCGGTCTCGGCCGGCATCGTCTCGGCGCGCAACCGCAACATCAATTCCGGCCCTTACGACAACTTCATCCAGACCGACGCCGCCATCAATCGCGGCAATTCGGGCGGTCCGCTGTTCGACATGAGCGGCGACGTGGTCGGCATCAACACCGCGATCATCTCGCCGTCCGGAGGCTCGATCGGCATCGGCTTCTCGGTGCCGTCGACCATCGCGAAGGCCGTCGTCGACCAGTTGCTGAACTATGGCGAGACCCGGCGCGGCTGGATCGGCGTGCGCATCCAGGAGGTTTCCGACGACATCGCGACCAGCCTCGGCGTCACCGGCGCCGACAAGGGCGCGTTGATCGCCGGCGTCAATGACGGCGGCCCGGCCCAGAAGGCGGGGCTGCAGGCCGGCGACGTGCTGCTGAGCTTCGACGGCAAGCCGGTCCGCTCGGTGCGCGACCTGCCGCGCATCGTCGCCGACACCCCGTCGGACCGCGAGGTCGACGTCAGGATCTGGCGCAAGAACAAGGAAGAGACGCTGAAGCTCAAGGTCGGCCGTCTCGACGAGGGCGCGCCGCAGAAGGCCGCGCTCAAGGCGCCGGCGGAGGCCGAGCCGAAGACCGCCTCCGCCATGGGGCTGAGCTTCACGGCGATCAGCGACGAACTGCGCCTGAAGTTCGGCCTGAAGCCGGAGACCAAGGGCCTCGTCATCACGCAGGTCGACGAAGGCTCCAAGGCGAAAGAGAACAAGATCGAGCCCGGCGATGTGCTGGTCGAGATCGCGGGCCAGGCCGTGACCGCGCCGGCCGACGTGCTGAAGCGGATCGAGGAGCTGAAGAAGGACGGCAAGAAGGTCGCCCTTCTGCTGCTGACCGGGAAGACCGGCGACGTCCGCTTCGTCGGCGCGCCGATCGAGTAG
- a CDS encoding DMT family transporter: MARTLVLFLLAFSAGAAIVVQQALNASVRTALNSAAWAGFASYAVGLACMAAFILAMRDPAPSLVLAGRIPWWTWAGGMFGAIYIALAIVLLPEIGAATFVALLVAGQMATSLAFDHFGVLGLAQRSVDPVRLIEVALVIAGVALIRR, translated from the coding sequence ATGGCGAGGACGCTCGTGCTGTTCCTGCTGGCCTTCTCGGCCGGGGCCGCCATCGTCGTCCAGCAGGCGCTGAACGCCAGCGTTCGGACCGCGTTGAACTCCGCCGCCTGGGCGGGTTTCGCGAGCTATGCGGTGGGCCTCGCCTGCATGGCGGCGTTCATCCTCGCGATGCGCGATCCGGCGCCCTCGCTCGTCCTCGCCGGTCGGATCCCGTGGTGGACATGGGCCGGCGGCATGTTCGGCGCGATCTACATCGCGCTCGCGATCGTGCTGCTGCCGGAGATCGGGGCCGCGACCTTCGTGGCGCTGCTGGTCGCCGGCCAGATGGCGACCTCGCTCGCCTTCGACCATTTCGGCGTGCTCGGCCTCGCGCAGCGGAGCGTCGATCCGGTCAGGCTGATCGAGGTCGCGTTGGTGATCGCGGGCGTGGCGCTGATCCGCCGATAG
- a CDS encoding DUF971 domain-containing protein: MTDDAGWPTELRLSPDGRTLTVAWADGARHAIAAELLRVESPSADVQGHSPDQKTTVAGKRDIAIRDVQEVGSYAVRLVFTDGHDTGIYTWAALRDFGQRGEEMFADYLSALDDLGLKR, encoded by the coding sequence ATGACCGATGACGCCGGCTGGCCGACCGAACTCAGGCTCTCGCCGGACGGCCGCACCCTGACGGTCGCCTGGGCGGACGGCGCGCGGCATGCGATCGCCGCGGAACTGCTCCGGGTCGAAAGCCCGAGCGCGGACGTCCAGGGCCATTCGCCCGACCAGAAGACCACTGTGGCGGGCAAGCGCGACATCGCGATCCGCGACGTTCAGGAGGTCGGCTCCTACGCGGTCCGGCTGGTCTTCACCGACGGCCATGACACCGGCATCTACACATGGGCCGCGCTCCGGGACTTCGGCCAGCGCGGCGAGGAGATGTTCGCGGATTATCTGTCGGCGCTGGACGACCTCGGCCTGAAGCGCTGA
- the moaA gene encoding GTP 3',8-cyclase MoaA produces MDALPFPYPTSLVDPFARPITYLRVSVTDRCDFRCVYCMSEHMEFLPKRDLLSLEELDRLCSAFIGLGVRKLRLTGGEPLVRRNLMSLVRSLGRHLDSGALDELTLTTNGSQLATHAADLYAAGVRRINVSLDTLDEAKFRAVTRWGDLKQVLGGIDAGLAAGLKIKINTVALRDVNEHEIPAIAEWAHGLGMDLSLIETMPLGDIEGDRTDQYLPLSLVRARLGERWSLDDIAYRTGGPARYVRVAETGGRIGFITPMTHNFCESCNRVRVTCTGTLYMCLGQEDAADLRAPLRASESDQPLVEAIRDAITRKPKGHDFVIDRRAAKPAVGRHMSMTGG; encoded by the coding sequence ATGGACGCTCTTCCGTTTCCATATCCGACATCGCTCGTCGACCCGTTTGCGCGGCCGATCACCTATCTGCGCGTCTCGGTCACAGACCGCTGCGACTTCCGCTGCGTCTACTGCATGTCGGAGCACATGGAGTTCCTGCCGAAGCGCGATCTGCTCAGCCTTGAGGAACTCGACCGGCTGTGCTCGGCCTTCATTGGGCTCGGCGTGCGCAAGCTGAGGCTCACCGGCGGCGAGCCGCTGGTGCGGCGCAACCTTATGAGCCTCGTGCGTTCGCTCGGCCGTCATCTCGACTCCGGCGCGCTCGACGAACTGACGCTCACGACCAACGGCAGCCAGCTCGCGACCCACGCGGCCGATCTCTACGCGGCCGGCGTCCGGCGCATCAACGTCTCGCTCGACACTCTGGACGAGGCGAAGTTCAGGGCGGTGACGCGCTGGGGCGACCTGAAACAGGTGCTCGGCGGGATCGACGCGGGCCTCGCCGCCGGCCTCAAGATCAAGATCAACACGGTCGCGCTGCGCGACGTGAACGAGCACGAGATTCCCGCAATCGCCGAATGGGCCCACGGGCTTGGCATGGACCTGTCGCTGATCGAGACCATGCCGCTCGGCGACATCGAGGGCGACCGAACCGACCAGTACCTTCCCTTGAGCCTCGTGCGCGCCCGGCTCGGCGAGCGCTGGAGCCTCGACGACATCGCCTACCGCACGGGCGGCCCGGCCCGGTACGTCCGGGTCGCGGAGACCGGCGGGCGGATCGGCTTCATCACGCCGATGACCCATAACTTCTGCGAGAGCTGCAATAGGGTGCGCGTCACCTGCACGGGCACGCTCTACATGTGCCTCGGCCAGGAAGACGCAGCCGACCTGCGCGCGCCGCTGCGGGCAAGCGAGAGCGACCAGCCGCTGGTCGAGGCGATCCGCGATGCGATCACCCGCAAGCCCAAGGGCCACGACTTCGTCATCGACCGCCGCGCCGCCAAGCCCGCGGTCGGCCGGCACATGTCGATGACGGGCGGGTAG
- a CDS encoding PAS domain-containing protein — MTQTSAAAIDLEAFMGSIGARIDGFFYRCRNASDYSMVWVSDGFTGLTECDADDFVRNRRSYADLIHPDDLASVNEAVASALATNGRWQLLYRIRSKRDGWRFVHETGGGAAPDPETGEARYLDGVILEAERVTALAEKLQSGQAAAKSIDASIEAVYAALKMLRLLALNARIEAAHASQHGAGFGVVAREMASLADSGETAMRAMGDQLQRLKHAIRI, encoded by the coding sequence ATGACGCAGACATCCGCAGCCGCGATCGACCTCGAAGCGTTCATGGGCAGCATCGGCGCGCGCATCGACGGCTTCTTTTATCGATGCCGGAACGCCTCGGACTATTCCATGGTCTGGGTCAGCGACGGCTTCACCGGCCTGACCGAGTGCGACGCCGACGATTTCGTCCGGAACCGCCGCTCCTATGCGGACCTGATCCATCCGGATGACCTCGCCTCCGTCAACGAGGCCGTCGCCTCGGCGCTCGCCACCAACGGCCGGTGGCAACTGCTCTACCGCATCCGCTCGAAGCGCGACGGCTGGCGCTTCGTGCACGAGACCGGCGGCGGCGCCGCGCCCGACCCCGAGACAGGCGAGGCCCGCTACCTCGACGGCGTGATCCTCGAAGCGGAGCGCGTCACCGCGCTCGCCGAGAAGCTGCAGTCCGGACAGGCGGCGGCGAAGTCGATCGACGCGTCGATCGAGGCCGTCTACGCGGCGCTGAAAATGCTCAGGCTGCTGGCGCTGAACGCCCGGATCGAGGCCGCGCATGCGAGCCAGCACGGCGCCGGCTTCGGCGTCGTCGCTCGCGAGATGGCGAGCCTCGCCGACAGCGGCGAGACCGCGATGCGCGCCATGGGCGACCAGCTGCAGCGCCTGAAGCACGCGATCCGGATCTAG
- a CDS encoding TRAP transporter small permease subunit, with translation MGPLLGLSRGIDALNGAVGKVCAVLCLAAALISAGNAFWRYLFRDSSNGLLEIQWYLFSAMFLGAAAYTLLKNEHVRVDVLYGGLSERKKLWLDLVCTVLFLVPFAGLMTYWCYEYLFLPAWLGNEQSSAPGGLVRWPVKLIPVVGFALLLLQAFSEIIKHIAALQGEIHIDTSYEKPVQ, from the coding sequence ATGGGGCCATTGCTGGGCTTGAGTCGCGGCATCGACGCGCTCAACGGCGCCGTCGGAAAGGTGTGCGCCGTCCTGTGCCTCGCGGCCGCGCTGATCAGCGCCGGCAACGCGTTCTGGCGCTATCTGTTCCGCGACAGTTCGAACGGGCTGCTGGAGATCCAGTGGTACCTGTTCTCCGCGATGTTCCTCGGCGCCGCCGCCTACACACTGCTCAAGAACGAGCATGTGCGGGTCGACGTGCTCTATGGCGGGCTGTCGGAGCGCAAGAAGCTCTGGCTCGACCTCGTCTGCACCGTGCTCTTCCTCGTGCCCTTTGCGGGGCTGATGACCTACTGGTGCTACGAGTACCTGTTCCTGCCGGCGTGGCTCGGCAATGAGCAGTCCTCAGCGCCGGGCGGGCTCGTGCGCTGGCCGGTCAAGCTCATTCCGGTCGTCGGCTTCGCGCTGCTGCTGCTGCAGGCGTTTTCCGAGATCATCAAGCACATCGCCGCCCTGCAGGGCGAGATTCACATCGACACCTCCTACGAGAAGCCCGTCCAATGA
- a CDS encoding glycerophosphodiester phosphodiesterase family protein gives MSVLADRAVAADDDGARAGKREINVQLGPRPFFLINDMADSPLKRQLKQCENKTFKPSDFSIGHRGAPLQFPEHTRESYEAAARMGAGVLECDVAFTKDLELVCRHAQNDLHTTTNILATPLAEKCTKKFTPAVIGADGAIVTPASAECRTSDITLAEFKTLRGKMDASDPRAATVEAYLGGTPDFRTDLYAGPSSGHLMTHRESIELFKTLGVKMTPELKSPVVPMPFRGFTQAEYAQKLVDEYRQAGVKPKNVFPQSFDKNDVLYWIRNEPAFGRQAVYLDDANTVADLPTASELEGYRQQGIRIWAPPIFALLAVNSKNEIVASRAAKNAKAAGLDIISWSLERSGRLADLDGDFYFQTVEQSITREGDLMRVIDVLARDVGVRAIFSDWPAPVTYYANCLGAK, from the coding sequence ATGAGCGTCCTCGCGGACCGGGCCGTCGCCGCAGATGACGACGGCGCCCGGGCCGGCAAGCGGGAGATCAACGTCCAGCTCGGGCCGCGCCCGTTCTTCCTGATCAACGATATGGCCGACAGCCCGCTGAAGCGTCAGCTGAAGCAGTGCGAGAACAAGACTTTCAAGCCGAGCGACTTCTCGATCGGCCATCGCGGCGCGCCGCTGCAGTTCCCCGAGCACACCCGCGAGTCTTACGAGGCGGCGGCGCGCATGGGCGCGGGCGTCCTCGAATGCGACGTCGCCTTCACCAAGGACCTCGAACTGGTCTGCCGGCATGCGCAGAACGACCTGCACACCACGACGAACATCCTCGCGACGCCGCTGGCCGAGAAGTGCACGAAGAAATTCACCCCGGCGGTGATCGGCGCGGACGGCGCGATCGTGACGCCCGCGAGCGCCGAGTGCCGCACCAGCGACATCACGCTGGCCGAGTTCAAGACGCTGCGCGGCAAGATGGACGCCTCCGACCCGCGCGCCGCGACGGTCGAGGCCTATCTCGGCGGCACGCCGGACTTCCGCACCGACCTCTACGCCGGGCCGTCGAGCGGCCATCTTATGACGCATCGCGAGAGCATCGAGCTGTTCAAGACGCTCGGCGTGAAGATGACGCCGGAGCTGAAAAGCCCGGTCGTGCCGATGCCGTTCCGCGGCTTCACCCAGGCCGAATACGCCCAGAAGCTGGTCGACGAGTACCGGCAGGCGGGCGTGAAACCGAAGAACGTGTTCCCGCAGTCCTTCGACAAGAACGACGTGCTGTACTGGATCCGGAACGAGCCGGCGTTCGGCCGCCAGGCGGTCTATCTCGACGACGCCAACACCGTGGCGGACCTGCCGACCGCGAGCGAGCTCGAGGGCTACCGCCAGCAGGGCATCCGGATCTGGGCCCCGCCGATCTTCGCGTTGCTCGCCGTGAATTCGAAGAACGAGATCGTCGCGTCGCGCGCCGCCAAGAACGCCAAGGCGGCGGGTCTCGACATCATCAGCTGGTCGCTGGAGCGGTCGGGCCGGCTCGCGGACCTCGACGGCGACTTCTACTTCCAGACGGTCGAGCAGTCGATCACCCGAGAGGGCGACCTGATGCGCGTCATCGACGTGCTCGCGAGGGACGTCGGCGTGCGCGCCATCTTCTCCGACTGGCCGGCGCCGGTGACCTATTACGCCAACTGCCTGGGCGCGAAGTAG
- a CDS encoding potassium channel family protein has product MDAKISDGDIAAKGGRVTGLRQTLRRLYHGRTATARRFQISVIAIDLSIIAFFILSPLLPRGPLFYWLDYSVAALLAVDLAARALAAHDVRIWARQLTTLVDIFILATMLAPLWLANLGFLRVLRIWTLAHTDLIWAPLRRSKFRTWEDPVRAVVSLITFLFVVTGFVYTFFKQPEGAVSDGKAIENYIDALYFTVATVTTTGFGDIILQGTAGKLTSVVVMIVGISLFVRLAQAIFRPTKVTHRCPKCALLKHDYDAVHCKACGEILCIPDEDE; this is encoded by the coding sequence ATGGACGCAAAGATTTCCGACGGCGACATCGCGGCGAAAGGCGGACGCGTCACGGGTCTACGCCAGACCCTGCGCCGGCTCTACCACGGCCGCACCGCGACCGCGCGGCGGTTCCAGATCTCGGTGATCGCGATCGATCTATCGATCATCGCGTTCTTCATCCTCAGTCCGCTGCTGCCGCGCGGGCCGCTGTTCTACTGGCTGGACTATTCGGTCGCGGCTCTGCTCGCCGTCGATCTCGCCGCGCGGGCGCTTGCGGCCCACGACGTGCGGATTTGGGCGAGACAGCTCACGACGCTGGTCGACATCTTCATCCTGGCCACGATGCTGGCGCCGCTGTGGCTCGCCAATCTCGGCTTCCTTCGCGTGTTGCGAATCTGGACGCTCGCGCACACCGACCTGATCTGGGCGCCGCTGCGCCGCTCGAAGTTCCGCACCTGGGAGGATCCGGTGCGGGCGGTGGTGAGCCTGATCACCTTCCTGTTCGTGGTGACGGGCTTCGTCTACACCTTCTTCAAGCAGCCGGAGGGCGCCGTCTCGGACGGCAAGGCGATCGAGAACTATATTGACGCCCTCTACTTCACCGTCGCGACCGTCACCACGACCGGCTTCGGCGACATCATCCTTCAGGGGACCGCCGGCAAGCTGACCTCGGTCGTGGTGATGATCGTCGGGATTTCGCTGTTCGTTCGGCTGGCGCAGGCGATCTTCCGGCCCACCAAGGTCACGCATCGCTGCCCCAAATGCGCCCTGCTGAAGCACGACTACGACGCGGTGCACTGCAAGGCCTGCGGCGAAATCCTCTGTATTCCGGACGAGGACGAGTAG
- the gph gene encoding phosphoglycolate phosphatase (PGP is an essential enzyme in the glycolate salvage pathway in higher organisms (photorespiration in plants). Phosphoglycolate results from the oxidase activity of RubisCO in the Calvin cycle when concentrations of carbon dioxide are low relative to oxygen. This enzyme is a member of the Haloacid Dehalogenase (HAD) superfamily of aspartate-nucleophile hydrolase enzymes (PF00702).) gives MTSLAPLTVVFDLDGTLVETAPDLLDALTVALREEGVAPLPYEQGRDLIGAGARALVVRGLEVAGRPATQQRIDELHAVFLDHYGRHIADKSHPYDGCLAALDRLRARGARLAVCTNKIERYARQLLETLQMTDTFDAIVGGDTFPVSKPNPEPLLGAIERAGGDPRRAVMVGDSSTDVDAAKAAGVPVVVMSFGYTLTPAGELGGDVLIDHYDELDAALAELAPPS, from the coding sequence ATGACCAGCCTCGCGCCCCTCACCGTCGTGTTCGACCTCGACGGCACGCTGGTCGAGACCGCGCCGGACCTGCTCGACGCGCTGACGGTCGCGCTGCGCGAGGAAGGCGTCGCCCCATTGCCCTACGAGCAGGGCCGCGACCTGATCGGCGCCGGCGCCCGCGCGCTCGTTGTGCGCGGTCTGGAGGTCGCGGGACGGCCTGCGACGCAGCAGCGGATCGACGAGCTGCACGCGGTCTTCCTCGACCATTACGGCCGGCACATCGCCGACAAGAGCCACCCCTATGACGGCTGCCTCGCGGCCCTCGACCGGCTGAGGGCGCGCGGTGCGAGGCTCGCCGTCTGCACCAACAAGATCGAGCGTTACGCCCGCCAACTGCTCGAAACCCTTCAAATGACGGACACATTCGACGCGATCGTCGGCGGCGACACCTTTCCGGTCTCGAAGCCCAACCCCGAGCCGCTGCTAGGCGCGATCGAGCGCGCCGGCGGCGACCCGCGCCGGGCTGTCATGGTCGGGGATTCCTCGACCGACGTCGACGCCGCCAAGGCGGCGGGCGTGCCCGTCGTCGTGATGAGCTTCGGCTACACCCTGACGCCGGCCGGGGAACTCGGCGGCGATGTCCTGATCGACCACTATGACGAGCTCGACGCGGCGCTGGCCGAACTTGCCCCGCCGTCGTGA